One Solibacillus sp. R5-41 DNA segment encodes these proteins:
- a CDS encoding DUF4179 domain-containing protein: MERFEKKIKNEMKEPDNISYPDFDQMWNDIQQDELKTNGGKPVVIVPRRRKRFALIAGLTVALLATPVYGALTYDWSNILSYREGIQTALEQGLGQSIEQSVTKNDIKLTVHTAFLDDNRTVLLYSLKPGTSWAGKEVSFEQIGLKDLKGNLIEGRYTHKWNDELGMFQGYFETDWVAKGKTADVEFVIENIKLIGDTSQPINYDPNDPNKQVFQVQKGGIGSVTMETFEQPEDKVLLRSTVTFTNPEMVGKSWVRIEAIDNTNKSITEAETSYFGTRTATGEEVNRQIFKSDALREEGTKFQLTYVHTLETTEGNWSLNLALSKKHLENGSFKEVLNIPLVDVPGEREIREMTVTPTQVRLIIEGRGRYYTFPYRDYQLDVGGTLLTGRVWSIEGKPNNMELRFEMTGIDAMSLVNQPMTFIAKRRVDEADGDNNPIRLTGISAEPQNLTTHIGGYPISWTYYMKDNNLYVESLSSDSTFGGVVQTYYLDGKEREYGTPAMLGIFGDDNNKNMDVYENFDKTELDIFISNYTTHKRDDVLRVPLKHGK, from the coding sequence TTGGAACGCTTTGAAAAGAAGATTAAAAATGAAATGAAGGAACCGGATAATATATCTTATCCAGATTTTGATCAAATGTGGAACGATATTCAGCAGGATGAACTGAAGACTAATGGAGGCAAACCAGTTGTAATTGTTCCTCGAAGACGAAAACGATTTGCCTTAATAGCGGGGTTAACTGTCGCTTTATTGGCAACACCCGTTTATGGAGCACTAACTTATGACTGGTCCAACATCCTTTCTTATAGAGAGGGTATTCAGACAGCGTTAGAACAAGGACTTGGACAATCAATCGAGCAATCCGTTACAAAGAACGACATAAAGCTAACCGTGCATACAGCATTTTTAGACGATAACAGAACCGTCCTACTGTATAGTTTGAAACCTGGCACATCATGGGCTGGAAAGGAAGTAAGCTTTGAACAAATCGGGCTGAAGGATCTTAAGGGTAATTTAATAGAAGGAAGATATACACATAAGTGGAATGATGAGCTCGGTATGTTCCAAGGTTATTTTGAGACTGATTGGGTTGCAAAAGGAAAGACGGCTGATGTTGAGTTTGTTATAGAGAATATTAAGTTAATTGGCGATACGAGTCAGCCAATTAACTACGACCCTAACGACCCCAATAAGCAAGTGTTTCAAGTTCAGAAAGGCGGGATTGGTAGCGTAACGATGGAAACATTTGAACAGCCGGAAGATAAAGTGCTTCTTCGATCAACCGTAACATTTACAAACCCTGAGATGGTAGGTAAAAGTTGGGTACGCATTGAAGCTATTGATAACACGAATAAATCTATTACAGAAGCAGAAACATCTTACTTCGGAACTCGAACAGCGACAGGAGAAGAAGTAAACCGCCAAATATTCAAATCTGACGCCTTACGTGAGGAGGGCACCAAATTCCAGCTAACTTATGTTCACACACTAGAAACTACTGAAGGTAACTGGAGCTTAAATTTAGCTTTGTCTAAAAAACATTTGGAAAACGGATCATTTAAGGAAGTGTTAAATATCCCTCTGGTTGATGTGCCTGGCGAAAGGGAAATTCGTGAGATGACAGTTACACCAACTCAAGTTCGCCTCATTATCGAAGGTAGAGGTAGATATTACACATTCCCTTATAGGGACTATCAACTGGATGTAGGAGGGACTCTATTAACTGGGCGTGTATGGAGTATAGAAGGAAAACCTAACAATATGGAGCTACGTTTTGAAATGACTGGAATTGATGCGATGAGTTTGGTAAATCAACCCATGACGTTTATCGCCAAGCGCCGCGTCGATGAAGCTGATGGCGACAACAATCCGATACGCTTGACCGGCATATCAGCGGAACCTCAAAACTTAACCACTCACATTGGGGGTTATCCGATTTCATGGACTTATTATATGAAGGACAATAACCTCTATGTGGAATCCTTAAGCTCAGACTCAACATTCGGGGGAGTCGTTCAAACCTATTATCTAGACGGTAAAGAGCGGGAGTATGGAACGCCTGCGATGTTGGGGATATTTGGCGATGATAATAATAAAAATATGGATGTGTATGAGAATTTCGATAAGACCGAGCTCGACATTTTCATTTCGAATTATACAACCCATAAGCGCGACGATGTACTACGTGTTCCGCTTAAGCATGGAAAATAA
- a CDS encoding RNA polymerase sigma factor, giving the protein MTERELFDAYNKDVYRTCYYMLRNKQDAEDICHDVFVTIFRQDWKDVEHTRAWIMRIAMNHCLNLLKRNQTQREKQEQIQWSHEQTTASVKSVDTILLEKTVAAEWEELLKQLPDKLMAVVTLRYIGELSMVEIAEILKIPVGTVKSRLHKALKILRKKLESNNSSWLKGENQFGTL; this is encoded by the coding sequence TTGACCGAACGAGAATTATTCGATGCATATAACAAAGATGTATACCGCACCTGCTATTACATGCTGCGGAACAAACAAGATGCAGAGGATATTTGCCATGACGTGTTTGTCACAATTTTTCGCCAAGATTGGAAAGATGTTGAGCATACACGGGCATGGATTATGCGCATCGCGATGAATCATTGCTTAAATTTACTAAAAAGGAATCAAACCCAGCGTGAAAAGCAGGAGCAGATTCAATGGTCCCATGAACAGACTACGGCATCGGTTAAATCGGTAGACACTATCCTATTAGAGAAAACAGTTGCAGCTGAATGGGAGGAACTTTTGAAGCAGCTTCCAGATAAGTTGATGGCAGTTGTTACCCTCCGCTATATTGGCGAGTTATCGATGGTGGAAATTGCAGAAATCTTAAAAATACCTGTAGGCACAGTGAAGTCGAGGCTTCATAAGGCATTGAAAATTTTGCGCAAAAAGCTTGAATCCAATAACAGCTCATGGTTGAAGGGGGAGAATCAATTTGGAACGCTTTGA
- a CDS encoding ABC transporter permease, translating into MEALISLVARNNKMFRRDKTQVFFSLLSIIIVIALYGIFLQKMQVDSIEQVTKATPETITMVNEWLVAGLLSMIAVTTTLGAFGIAIQDLESKSAADFLTAPISRAKIQLSYIINAFFIGFIFSFIAFIACEVFIVATGGQLLNSTEMVKVIGILILSVLLASTFNMFLVLFVHSQNAYSTLTTIVGTVIGFLCGVYVPFGVLPGFAQNLIMYFPISHTTVLLREAFMHNSIQTVFAGAPDAQVEAYKINYGIVYEMNGKLLASTTSLLVILVTTIVLAVLSILIFKKKNK; encoded by the coding sequence ATGGAAGCATTAATTAGTTTAGTAGCTCGGAATAATAAAATGTTTCGAAGAGATAAAACACAAGTATTCTTTTCATTATTATCTATCATCATTGTGATTGCTTTATACGGTATCTTTCTACAAAAGATGCAAGTTGATTCCATTGAACAGGTGACTAAAGCTACTCCAGAAACAATAACAATGGTAAATGAATGGTTAGTTGCGGGTTTATTATCAATGATTGCGGTGACAACGACACTTGGTGCATTTGGAATCGCTATACAAGATCTTGAATCTAAATCAGCAGCCGATTTTTTAACGGCACCTATTTCAAGAGCAAAAATTCAACTTAGTTATATAATAAATGCTTTTTTCATCGGATTTATCTTTTCATTCATAGCTTTTATTGCATGCGAAGTTTTTATTGTTGCAACAGGTGGTCAGCTATTAAATAGTACGGAAATGGTGAAAGTGATAGGGATATTAATTTTATCTGTCCTATTAGCAAGTACATTTAATATGTTTCTCGTATTATTTGTTCACTCACAAAATGCGTATTCTACATTAACTACAATTGTTGGAACAGTAATAGGGTTTCTCTGTGGTGTGTATGTTCCTTTTGGGGTATTGCCTGGATTTGCACAAAACCTGATTATGTATTTTCCAATCAGTCATACGACTGTTCTTTTACGCGAGGCATTTATGCATAACTCAATACAAACTGTTTTTGCAGGGGCACCAGATGCACAGGTAGAGGCTTATAAAATAAACTATGGCATCGTCTATGAAATGAATGGCAAATTACTAGCTTCTACTACGAGTTTGCTTGTTATATTAGTCACAACAATTGTACTAGCAGTGTTATCCATACTTATATTTAAAAAGAAGAATAAATAG
- a CDS encoding ABC transporter ATP-binding protein: MKRIIQVENLQKTYGQHKAVKGISFTVEEGTLFAFLGTNGAGKSTTIEILCTLLQKTSGTVRINDYDLDENNQANIRKSIGVVFQQSLLDDKLTVYENIIHRGKMYGLSKVQLQQNYQFVSTYLQLDDIEQKKYSALSGGQKRRADIARALIHRPKILFLDEPTTGLDPQTRQFVWQAIKRLQEETNMTVFLTTHYMEEAAVANQVVVLKNGEIVAEGTPDALKTKYAYDQLEIVFQNIAEGEKWLQQNGVTFTVRNCVFSIRVTSTMHALALLKQMEPLIASFEVIKGTMDDVFIHIMHEGDAV; the protein is encoded by the coding sequence ATGAAAAGGATTATACAAGTTGAAAATTTGCAGAAGACATATGGTCAGCATAAAGCTGTAAAAGGTATTTCATTTACAGTTGAAGAAGGTACGCTCTTTGCTTTTTTAGGAACAAACGGTGCTGGCAAATCTACTACAATTGAAATTTTATGCACATTATTGCAAAAAACAAGTGGTACGGTTCGTATTAATGACTATGATTTAGATGAGAATAATCAAGCGAATATCCGAAAGTCAATTGGTGTTGTTTTTCAACAAAGCTTGTTAGATGACAAATTAACGGTTTATGAAAATATTATACATCGAGGAAAAATGTATGGTCTATCGAAAGTTCAGTTACAGCAAAATTATCAATTTGTTTCGACCTATTTACAGTTAGATGATATTGAGCAGAAAAAATACAGTGCATTATCAGGTGGTCAAAAGAGACGGGCCGATATTGCAAGAGCGTTAATTCATCGCCCAAAAATATTATTTTTAGATGAGCCAACTACTGGGTTAGACCCTCAAACGCGTCAATTTGTTTGGCAGGCCATTAAAAGATTGCAAGAGGAAACAAATATGACGGTGTTTTTAACAACTCATTATATGGAGGAAGCTGCCGTTGCAAATCAGGTTGTTGTTTTGAAAAATGGGGAAATTGTTGCCGAAGGGACACCGGATGCATTAAAAACGAAATATGCCTATGACCAGCTAGAAATTGTTTTTCAAAATATAGCTGAAGGGGAAAAGTGGCTACAACAAAATGGGGTAACCTTTACTGTACGAAATTGTGTTTTTTCGATTCGAGTTACTTCTACCATGCATGCTTTAGCATTATTAAAACAAATGGAACCATTGATTGCATCATTTGAGGTGATTAAAGGCACGATGGACGACGTATTTATTCATATTATGCATGAGGGGGATGCGGTTTAA
- a CDS encoding DUF3021 domain-containing protein: MQFFRSVIISVLISLSCSYIIMSSMIFTSNGVMNGQQLIVEVIIAIALGLAISVISQIFKVEQIPFIGQLLLHFLGILVCVFTAGFIGNWYDISNVSTIMVVLIITIIIYCGTWWGMQNLVKKDVDELNKTIKKRRGEMK, encoded by the coding sequence ATGCAATTTTTTCGTAGTGTAATAATTAGTGTACTCATCTCGCTAAGCTGCTCTTATATCATTATGTCATCGATGATTTTCACATCAAATGGCGTAATGAATGGGCAGCAATTAATAGTAGAAGTCATCATCGCAATCGCGTTGGGGTTAGCGATTAGTGTAATTTCACAAATTTTTAAGGTTGAACAAATACCATTTATAGGGCAGTTATTGTTGCATTTTTTAGGAATTCTAGTCTGTGTATTTACAGCAGGTTTTATTGGGAATTGGTATGACATATCGAATGTATCGACGATTATGGTTGTGTTGATCATAACAATAATCATTTATTGTGGTACGTGGTGGGGTATGCAAAACTTAGTGAAAAAAGATGTAGATGAATTGAATAAAACGATTAAAAAGAGAAGAGGTGAAATGAAATGA
- a CDS encoding LytTR family DNA-binding domain-containing protein — protein MKIHLVINNELEETEIHIHVKEYNEQIEQLMRQLQSTQVSKMIDGYLKQEIHMLKIDEIYSIYADGSKVYLQTEEQEFEAKKKLYELEVQFAKDFVRVNKSTLINLNKITSIQLATIGTTQVLLDNGVSIHISRKYLKELKVQLGIGKGY, from the coding sequence ATGAAAATTCACTTAGTAATTAATAATGAGCTTGAAGAAACTGAAATTCATATTCATGTAAAAGAGTACAATGAGCAAATTGAACAATTGATGAGGCAATTACAATCGACACAGGTTTCAAAGATGATTGATGGTTATTTAAAACAAGAAATCCACATGCTCAAGATTGATGAAATTTATTCGATTTATGCGGATGGATCAAAAGTCTATTTACAAACAGAGGAGCAGGAGTTTGAGGCGAAGAAAAAATTGTATGAGCTTGAAGTACAATTTGCAAAGGATTTTGTTCGTGTGAATAAATCTACACTTATTAATCTGAATAAAATTACCTCGATTCAATTAGCGACGATTGGAACGACTCAAGTTCTTTTAGATAATGGCGTTTCGATACATATTAGCCGAAAATATTTAAAAGAATTGAAAGTACAATTAGGAATTGGAAAGGGGTACTAA
- a CDS encoding DUF2089 domain-containing protein → MAYKVITNCPVCSKTLKITKLHCSHCHTTIENEFELSKLASLSKDQLHFVEVFLTCRGSIKEVEKELGISYPTVRGKLTDIIESLGYEKKKNKVDEKKVVTMLENGEITAEEAIKLLKED, encoded by the coding sequence ATGGCATATAAAGTAATTACAAATTGTCCTGTCTGCAGTAAAACGTTGAAAATTACAAAGTTACATTGTTCGCATTGTCACACTACGATTGAAAATGAGTTTGAATTATCTAAGCTAGCATCTTTATCAAAGGATCAGCTTCATTTTGTAGAAGTATTTTTAACATGTAGAGGAAGTATTAAAGAAGTTGAAAAGGAATTAGGAATTTCGTATCCAACAGTTCGTGGTAAGCTAACAGACATCATTGAGTCCCTTGGATACGAGAAGAAGAAAAATAAAGTAGATGAGAAAAAAGTTGTAACAATGTTGGAAAATGGCGAAATCACAGCAGAAGAAGCCATTAAGCTCTTAAAAGAAGATTAG
- a CDS encoding GNAT family N-acetyltransferase produces the protein MEISIRQERPEDYSKTEEVVKSAFLDEEYSDKKEHELVHRIRKTEAFIPELSLVALNQNESIVGHILLSKIKIVDGEKAVESLALAPVSVLPEYQKKGIGSQLIKEVLKKAEEAGFHSVIVLGHSEYYPKFGFKQAKLWDIKAPFDVPDEVFMAIELTEKCLESVRGIVQYSEAFSE, from the coding sequence ATGGAAATATCAATTAGACAAGAGCGTCCTGAAGACTATAGCAAAACCGAAGAAGTTGTTAAAAGCGCATTTTTAGATGAAGAATATAGTGATAAGAAAGAGCATGAACTTGTACATCGAATTAGGAAGACTGAAGCATTTATTCCTGAGCTTTCATTAGTCGCATTAAATCAAAACGAAAGCATTGTAGGGCATATTCTTTTATCAAAAATAAAAATAGTTGATGGTGAAAAAGCGGTTGAATCTTTGGCTCTTGCTCCAGTTTCCGTGTTACCGGAATATCAAAAGAAGGGAATTGGCAGCCAATTAATAAAAGAGGTTTTAAAAAAGGCGGAAGAAGCGGGCTTTCATTCAGTAATTGTTTTAGGACATAGCGAATATTATCCGAAATTTGGTTTTAAACAAGCGAAACTATGGGATATAAAAGCGCCTTTTGATGTTCCAGATGAAGTATTTATGGCGATTGAACTAACTGAAAAATGTCTTGAAAGTGTTAGAGGAATCGTTCAGTATTCAGAGGCCTTTTCAGAATAA
- a CDS encoding helix-turn-helix transcriptional regulator, whose protein sequence is MKNKIRELRNLKKITQEELSKQVGVSRQSIIAIESGKFNPSIELAYNISKVFNCTIEEVFLFEEEGM, encoded by the coding sequence ATGAAAAACAAAATTCGCGAATTAAGGAACTTGAAGAAGATTACGCAGGAAGAATTGTCTAAACAAGTTGGCGTTTCAAGGCAATCAATCATCGCAATTGAATCCGGAAAATTCAATCCATCTATAGAGCTTGCATACAACATTTCCAAGGTTTTCAACTGCACAATTGAAGAAGTGTTTCTATTCGAAGAGGAGGGAATGTAA